In one window of Rathayibacter caricis DSM 15933 DNA:
- a CDS encoding GTP-binding protein: MPAERSVVSIVSDGDPERRRRIAALLALRLEGHVVENDRQLEPVEAAAFVHFCGPGTTSDHAPLEQLAALLEDGCGPLCLGHVVTVVEPAALWVAVRTADDFSGPEPGVTAVERLVEQLEWSTLVVVAGPAEGQRAAHEAGLALIALLAPSASAVSLAALTAGRVVPPPVPVEALRRVRRAPGWIGELGGRRALRLSSEVPLGTVVFRDPRPFHPGRLGALVEQFPQRVGDVVRSRGFVTLATRAERALSWSSVGEVLGLSPTPADLDLSEVVTGQELVLYGLSLETRRVTSALAECLLTPSELLAGPRAWARYSDPFPTGD, translated from the coding sequence ATGCCAGCCGAGCGCTCCGTCGTCTCGATCGTCAGCGACGGTGACCCGGAGCGGCGCCGCCGCATCGCCGCGCTGCTCGCCCTGCGTCTCGAGGGCCACGTCGTCGAGAACGACCGTCAGCTCGAGCCCGTGGAGGCGGCCGCGTTCGTGCACTTCTGCGGACCGGGCACCACCTCCGATCACGCCCCGCTCGAGCAGCTCGCCGCCCTGCTCGAGGACGGCTGCGGGCCGCTCTGCCTCGGGCACGTGGTGACGGTGGTCGAGCCGGCCGCCCTCTGGGTCGCGGTGCGGACCGCGGACGACTTCTCGGGCCCCGAGCCCGGCGTGACCGCCGTCGAGCGGCTCGTCGAGCAGCTCGAGTGGAGCACGCTCGTCGTCGTCGCGGGTCCGGCGGAGGGGCAGCGGGCCGCCCACGAGGCCGGTCTCGCCCTGATCGCCCTCCTCGCCCCCTCCGCGTCGGCCGTCTCGCTCGCCGCGCTCACCGCCGGCCGCGTCGTGCCGCCTCCGGTGCCGGTCGAGGCGCTCCGGCGCGTGCGGCGCGCGCCCGGCTGGATCGGCGAGCTCGGCGGGCGCCGGGCCCTGCGCCTCTCGTCGGAGGTGCCGCTCGGCACCGTCGTCTTCCGCGACCCGCGGCCGTTCCACCCGGGCCGCCTCGGCGCGCTCGTCGAGCAGTTCCCGCAGCGGGTCGGCGACGTCGTGCGCTCGCGCGGCTTCGTCACCCTCGCCACCCGCGCCGAGCGCGCCCTGTCGTGGTCGAGCGTGGGGGAGGTGCTCGGCCTCTCGCCGACCCCCGCCGACCTCGACCTCTCGGAGGTCGTCACCGGGCAGGAGCTGGTGCTCTACGGCCTCTCGCTCGAGACGCGGCGGGTCACGTCGGCGCTCGCGGAGTGCCTGCTGACCCCGTCCGAGCTGCTGGCGGGGCCGCGGGCGTGGGCCCGCTACTCCGACCCGTTCCCGACGGGGGACTGA
- a CDS encoding FAD-dependent oxidoreductase, producing the protein MSGRDVVVVGAGLVGAAAARSLAERGDRVIVFERFERGHDRGSSHGATRIFRRGYPQDDYRALTGRAAREWARLERESGRSLLTATGAIDHGDADALREIEDAFVRDGIAVERLDAAEASRRWPGLRFETDVLLHPEGGRLDATAAIEALLASAEAHGAIVRERAGVQSIEERDGGVRVVTDEGPLTADAVVVAGGSWTPALVGGLVEAAGRHLPPLRVTQEQPVHVTTELPLDAWPSFVHHRGDRPVIYGLATPGVGVKVGEHGTGRVVDPDHRDFRPEPERHARLVAYLEEWLPGVDAASAEAISCLYDTTPTEDFVIDRIGRVALATGFSGHGFKFGPVLGDLLADLVDGGEPLARFRLG; encoded by the coding sequence ATGAGCGGCCGCGACGTCGTCGTCGTGGGCGCGGGGCTGGTCGGAGCCGCCGCCGCCCGCTCCCTCGCCGAGCGCGGCGACCGCGTGATCGTGTTCGAGCGCTTCGAGCGCGGCCACGACCGCGGCTCCTCCCACGGCGCGACGCGCATCTTCCGCCGGGGCTACCCGCAGGACGACTACCGCGCCCTCACCGGCCGCGCCGCCCGCGAATGGGCCCGGCTCGAGCGCGAGAGCGGGCGGAGCCTCCTCACCGCGACGGGAGCGATCGACCACGGCGACGCCGACGCCCTGCGCGAGATCGAGGACGCGTTCGTGCGCGACGGGATCGCGGTGGAGCGCCTCGACGCCGCCGAGGCCTCGCGCCGCTGGCCGGGACTCCGCTTCGAGACCGACGTGCTGCTGCACCCCGAGGGCGGGCGGCTCGACGCGACCGCCGCGATCGAGGCGCTGCTGGCGTCGGCCGAAGCGCACGGCGCGATCGTCCGCGAGCGCGCGGGCGTGCAGAGCATCGAGGAACGCGACGGAGGCGTGCGGGTCGTCACCGACGAGGGCCCGCTCACCGCCGACGCCGTCGTCGTGGCGGGCGGATCGTGGACCCCGGCACTCGTGGGCGGACTGGTCGAGGCGGCGGGCCGGCACCTTCCTCCGCTGCGCGTGACCCAGGAGCAGCCCGTGCACGTCACGACGGAGCTGCCGCTGGACGCGTGGCCGAGCTTCGTGCACCACCGCGGCGACCGGCCCGTGATCTACGGACTCGCGACCCCCGGAGTCGGCGTGAAGGTCGGCGAGCACGGCACCGGACGCGTCGTCGACCCCGACCACCGCGACTTCCGCCCCGAGCCCGAGCGGCACGCGCGCCTCGTCGCCTACCTCGAGGAGTGGCTGCCCGGCGTCGACGCGGCGAGCGCCGAGGCGATCAGCTGCCTCTACGACACCACCCCCACCGAGGACTTCGTGATCGACCGGATCGGGCGGGTGGCGCTCGCCACCGGCTTCTCGGGCCACGGCTTCAAGTTCGGGCCGGTCCTCGGCGACCTGCTCGCCGATCTGGTCGACGGGGGCGAGCCGCTGGCCCGCTTCCGGCTCGGCTGA
- a CDS encoding NAD(P)/FAD-dependent oxidoreductase has protein sequence MSRDCIVVGAGLFGTATALHLARAGARVVLVDSGAAAHGTTAAGAGFVGLWAAGYAWYWNESERDLEQYGIDFYRGLAGPIHLRETGSAWLAVTEEGVRDHLGPLAAHPLRPEGARSLSPDEAAELVPGLDPAAVAGGFVHPGGIQISAPDAGLALVAAARAAGVEVIEHTAVAEVVAADGRASGVRTADGRVLGADAVVLAAGSWTNALLAPLGRRLPLARVVASRLTTRPFGLPPLPTLMLPELDGLWVREHLGGLTYGNGVGYEALGEAAADRRPQRTDLIERMDAHLAPILARLLPSSADAVRDTEWTQGVVSYTADRRFLAGPIPELPGLFVAAGDNESGVTHGPGLGRLVAELVLEGRSSLGDASRYAPGRFAPQPFADEAAVLAAMPPRREVDAEEAR, from the coding sequence ATGAGTAGGGATTGCATCGTCGTCGGGGCCGGTCTGTTCGGGACCGCCACCGCGCTGCACCTCGCGCGAGCGGGGGCGCGGGTCGTGCTGGTCGACTCCGGAGCCGCGGCGCACGGCACCACCGCCGCGGGGGCCGGCTTCGTCGGCCTCTGGGCCGCGGGCTACGCCTGGTACTGGAACGAGTCCGAGCGCGACCTCGAGCAGTACGGCATCGACTTCTACCGCGGGCTCGCCGGGCCGATCCACCTGCGCGAGACCGGCAGCGCCTGGCTCGCCGTGACGGAGGAGGGGGTCCGCGACCACCTCGGACCCCTCGCCGCGCATCCGCTGCGCCCCGAGGGGGCGCGGTCGCTCTCGCCCGACGAGGCGGCCGAGCTCGTGCCCGGTCTCGACCCGGCGGCCGTCGCGGGCGGCTTCGTGCACCCCGGCGGCATCCAGATCAGCGCTCCGGATGCGGGGCTCGCGCTCGTCGCCGCCGCCCGCGCCGCGGGGGTCGAGGTGATCGAGCACACCGCCGTCGCCGAGGTCGTCGCGGCGGACGGGCGCGCGAGCGGGGTGCGCACGGCCGACGGTCGGGTCCTCGGCGCCGACGCGGTCGTGCTCGCCGCGGGGTCGTGGACGAACGCGCTCCTCGCCCCGCTCGGCCGGCGGCTGCCGCTGGCGCGGGTCGTCGCGAGCCGGCTGACTACGCGGCCCTTCGGACTCCCTCCGCTGCCCACGCTGATGCTGCCCGAGCTCGACGGCCTCTGGGTGCGTGAGCACCTCGGCGGCCTCACCTACGGCAACGGCGTCGGCTACGAGGCGCTCGGCGAGGCCGCGGCCGACCGCCGCCCGCAGCGCACCGACCTGATCGAGCGGATGGACGCGCACCTCGCGCCGATCCTCGCCCGCCTGCTCCCCTCCTCCGCCGACGCGGTGCGCGACACCGAGTGGACCCAGGGCGTCGTCTCCTACACCGCCGATCGGCGCTTCCTCGCCGGCCCGATCCCCGAGCTGCCCGGGCTGTTCGTCGCCGCGGGCGACAACGAGAGCGGAGTGACGCACGGGCCCGGCCTCGGCCGTCTCGTCGCCGAGCTCGTGCTCGAGGGCCGCAGCAGCCTCGGCGACGCGAGCCGGTACGCGCCCGGCCGCTTCGCTCCGCAGCCCTTCGCCGACGAGGCCGCCGTGCTCGCCGCGATGCCGCCGCGGCGCGAGGTCGACGCGGAGGAGGCGCGATGA
- a CDS encoding TetR/AcrR family transcriptional regulator: MTEHRSGPVRSVAARESVLEATARLFAQQGWDHLTMEGIAKEAGVSKQTVYRWWPSRGALIADCMIDGRLVAIEIEIADTGDLRRDLEDWLTPILELAATEQGTTLIRSLVAAGSEDAAVGERLIDAFGVDQTLSERFASAVRAGQLPEDTPVDEIGYAILGAIVLPTVGRRQSVPASVRRLVDFLVRPA; the protein is encoded by the coding sequence ATGACGGAGCATCGGAGCGGCCCGGTCCGCAGCGTCGCGGCGCGCGAATCGGTCCTCGAGGCGACGGCGCGGCTCTTCGCTCAGCAGGGCTGGGACCACCTCACGATGGAGGGCATCGCCAAGGAGGCGGGTGTCTCGAAGCAGACGGTCTACCGCTGGTGGCCCTCGCGCGGGGCGCTGATCGCCGACTGCATGATCGACGGCCGCCTCGTCGCGATCGAGATCGAGATCGCCGACACGGGCGACCTGCGCCGCGACCTGGAGGACTGGCTGACACCGATCCTGGAGCTCGCGGCGACCGAGCAGGGCACGACCCTCATCCGCTCGCTCGTCGCGGCCGGGTCCGAGGACGCCGCGGTCGGCGAGCGGCTCATCGACGCGTTCGGCGTCGACCAGACGCTGTCGGAGCGGTTCGCGAGCGCGGTGCGCGCCGGTCAGCTGCCCGAGGACACCCCGGTCGACGAGATCGGCTACGCGATCCTCGGCGCGATCGTCCTGCCGACGGTCGGCCGGCGGCAGAGCGTGCCGGCATCGGTGCGGCGGCTGGTCGACTTCCTGGTGCGGCCGGCGTAG
- a CDS encoding ABC transporter substrate-binding protein, with protein sequence MRSSLHRRLTLPVAVLAAAGLALAGCSSSSDPNDPNAGGGSGGGSVGTADGVVNVYGTINGDEATLLEESWADWEEESGIDIKYTGDKGFEQQIGIKVQGGDTPDLAIFPQPGLLADTVASGKVKELPEGALTNVQNNWSEDWQKYGQVDGTQYGAPLMASVKGYVWYSPAKFAEWGVSVPTTWDEMEALGKTIAEKSGGPSWCAGFASDAASGWPGTDWIEDAVLREAGPDVYDQWVAGDVPFTDPQIKAAFDSVGSILLDPTLVNAGYGDVSSINSTAFGDVAQNIANDSCALTHQASFFEGFIIGADATVAEDGDVWAFLTPPISAEDDQAVTGGGEFVAAFADDEDTAKVQEYLASADWANSRVSLGGVISANKGLDPENASSELLKDSIAILQSEDTTFRFDASDLMPKAVGSDSFFKGIVDWVDGSSTDQVLESIQAGYTS encoded by the coding sequence ATGCGATCGTCCCTGCACCGCCGTCTCACCCTTCCGGTCGCCGTTCTGGCGGCGGCCGGACTCGCGCTCGCGGGCTGCTCGAGCAGCAGCGACCCGAACGATCCGAACGCGGGCGGCGGCTCCGGCGGCGGCTCGGTCGGCACCGCCGACGGGGTCGTGAACGTCTACGGCACCATCAACGGTGACGAGGCGACGCTCCTCGAGGAGTCCTGGGCGGACTGGGAGGAGGAGTCGGGCATCGACATCAAGTACACGGGCGACAAGGGCTTCGAGCAGCAGATCGGCATCAAGGTGCAGGGCGGCGACACTCCGGACCTCGCGATCTTCCCGCAGCCGGGGCTGCTGGCCGACACGGTGGCCTCGGGGAAGGTGAAGGAGCTGCCCGAGGGCGCCCTCACGAACGTCCAGAACAACTGGTCGGAGGACTGGCAGAAGTACGGCCAGGTCGACGGGACGCAGTACGGCGCTCCGCTGATGGCGAGCGTGAAGGGCTACGTCTGGTACTCCCCGGCGAAGTTCGCGGAGTGGGGCGTCTCGGTTCCGACGACCTGGGACGAGATGGAGGCGCTCGGGAAGACGATCGCCGAGAAGAGCGGCGGGCCCTCGTGGTGCGCCGGCTTCGCCTCCGATGCCGCGTCGGGCTGGCCGGGAACGGACTGGATCGAGGACGCGGTGCTGCGCGAGGCCGGCCCCGACGTGTACGACCAGTGGGTCGCGGGCGATGTGCCCTTCACCGACCCCCAGATCAAGGCGGCGTTCGACTCCGTCGGCTCGATCCTCCTCGACCCGACGCTCGTCAACGCGGGCTACGGCGACGTCTCGTCGATCAACTCGACCGCATTCGGCGACGTCGCGCAGAACATCGCGAACGACTCCTGCGCGCTGACCCACCAGGCGTCGTTCTTCGAGGGCTTCATCATCGGCGCCGACGCGACGGTGGCCGAGGACGGCGACGTGTGGGCGTTCCTCACTCCGCCGATCAGCGCCGAGGACGACCAGGCCGTGACCGGCGGTGGCGAGTTCGTCGCCGCGTTCGCCGACGACGAGGACACCGCGAAGGTGCAGGAGTACCTCGCGAGCGCCGACTGGGCCAACAGCCGCGTCTCGCTCGGCGGAGTCATCTCGGCCAACAAGGGCCTCGACCCCGAGAACGCGAGCAGCGAGCTGCTGAAGGACTCGATCGCGATCCTGCAGAGCGAGGACACCACGTTCCGCTTCGACGCGTCCGACCTGATGCCCAAGGCGGTCGGCTCGGACAGCTTCTTCAAGGGGATCGTCGACTGGGTCGACGGGTCGAGCACGGACCAGGTCCTCGAGTCCATCCAGGCCGGGTACACCTCCTAG
- a CDS encoding Fic family protein — MTDLVVADLAAVVYSSGKVFDGLSTGRLDTENFLRSGDLTGVTSRSDLALLEDLRDASQFIIDTRDRPIDAAYVRDVNAQLTRSAALHPGRFRRDDDRIGVSTPFGRHEPAAPDLVGVQRIVDRALAEPDASEQALDLFVHLAKAQPFMDGNKRTAILVANALVIREQPPRTLTVPVDEQDPTAARRFTELLARAYVFDEHDGIKHLLREQGFAPVAPHGSNRSSS, encoded by the coding sequence ATGACCGACCTCGTGGTCGCCGACCTCGCCGCTGTCGTGTACTCGTCGGGCAAGGTCTTCGACGGCCTGTCCACTGGACGTCTCGACACCGAGAACTTCCTGCGGTCGGGCGATCTGACGGGCGTCACCTCGCGCTCGGACCTCGCGCTGCTGGAGGATCTCCGCGACGCGTCGCAGTTCATCATCGACACCCGCGACCGACCGATCGATGCGGCGTACGTCCGCGACGTGAACGCGCAGCTCACCCGCAGCGCCGCGCTGCATCCCGGGCGGTTCCGCCGCGACGACGACAGGATCGGTGTCAGCACGCCGTTCGGCCGGCACGAGCCCGCGGCCCCCGACCTCGTCGGAGTGCAGCGGATCGTCGATCGGGCCCTGGCGGAGCCCGACGCGTCCGAGCAGGCGCTGGACCTGTTCGTGCACCTGGCGAAAGCCCAGCCGTTCATGGACGGGAACAAGAGGACCGCGATCCTCGTGGCCAACGCTCTGGTGATCCGCGAGCAACCGCCCCGCACGCTCACGGTTCCCGTGGACGAGCAGGACCCGACGGCGGCGCGCCGCTTCACCGAGCTGCTCGCGCGGGCCTACGTCTTCGACGAGCACGACGGCATCAAGCACCTGCTTCGCGAGCAGGGCTTCGCGCCCGTCGCTCCACACGGGTCGAACCGCTCCTCGTCCTGA
- a CDS encoding MMPL family transporter produces the protein MATLLFRLGSFAARRAWAVIVAWVVILGVSVGAFLAAGGTLTNSFDIPGTASGAVTDQLAEKLPDTAGGTGTVVYRTDDGSALTAEQESAISALAASAADLDGVAAVVDPFQARQSQLDGAAQLADGRAQLEAGEEQLEAGQAQLDAGRAQLDAAQQQLTAAREQAVAAGAPAQQLAAIDAQQAQLDPQKALLDEQQATLDASRQELEAGAEPLDLGEELLGYADGIGVVSDDGSTAIVNISFTDPRLELSEEVKQGVVDHFEESPVAGADVSFATDLAQGVPQIFGVGEVVGLVFAAVVLIVMLGSLVAAALPIVTALVGVGVGVTASLAFSGVIDMASVTPVLGVMLGLAVGIDYSLFIVNRHRRQLLAGVEVRESIGLANGTSGTAVVFAGSTVVVALLALNITGIPFLALMGTVGAICVAVAVLIAITLAPAILGLLGTRLLRRKARAAVGTQKVLAPARPMSTVRAVVTVVGTIVALLIIAIPSLSMRLGLPDGSSEPEGSTSARAFEIVGDEFGAGANGPLLVSASVPSGVADDDLLRTQVDIARTISEQDDVVAVAPVATSDDGTLLAFQVLPAEGPNSASTEQLVQDLRDLPPVGDGIVLGVAGQAATNIDISEGLNAVLPTYLAVVVGLSLLIMIMVFRSLLVPVIATGGFILSLFATYGLITAVFQFGWGADLIGLHATGPILSFLPVILVGILFGLAMDYQLFLASGMREAYVHGANARLAVAQGFQAGKSVVIAAALIMVAVFGGFIFSESTIIRSMGFGLAFGVLLDAFVVRMLLMPALMHLLGRSAWWLPRWLDRLLPDVDIEGASLERTHPHPHA, from the coding sequence GTGGCCACCCTGCTCTTCCGTCTCGGCTCGTTCGCCGCTCGTCGCGCGTGGGCGGTGATCGTCGCCTGGGTCGTGATCCTCGGAGTCTCGGTGGGCGCGTTCCTCGCGGCCGGCGGCACGCTGACCAACAGCTTCGACATCCCGGGCACGGCGTCCGGCGCGGTCACCGATCAGCTCGCCGAGAAGCTGCCCGACACGGCGGGCGGCACCGGCACGGTCGTCTACCGCACCGACGACGGCTCGGCCCTGACCGCCGAGCAGGAGTCCGCGATCTCGGCGCTCGCCGCCTCCGCCGCCGACCTCGACGGGGTGGCCGCGGTCGTCGATCCGTTCCAGGCGCGGCAGTCGCAGCTCGACGGAGCCGCGCAGCTGGCCGACGGCCGCGCGCAGCTCGAGGCGGGGGAGGAGCAGCTGGAGGCCGGGCAGGCGCAGCTCGACGCCGGCCGCGCGCAGCTCGACGCCGCGCAGCAGCAGCTCACCGCCGCCCGCGAGCAGGCCGTGGCGGCCGGTGCGCCGGCGCAGCAGCTCGCGGCGATCGACGCGCAGCAGGCGCAGCTCGATCCGCAGAAGGCGCTCCTCGACGAGCAGCAGGCGACCCTCGACGCGTCCCGTCAGGAGCTCGAGGCCGGGGCCGAGCCCCTCGACCTCGGCGAGGAGCTGCTCGGCTATGCCGACGGCATCGGAGTCGTGTCCGACGACGGCTCCACCGCCATCGTGAACATCTCGTTCACCGATCCGCGCCTCGAGCTGTCCGAGGAGGTCAAGCAGGGTGTCGTCGACCACTTCGAGGAGTCCCCGGTCGCCGGCGCCGACGTCAGCTTCGCGACCGACCTCGCCCAGGGCGTCCCGCAGATCTTCGGAGTCGGCGAGGTCGTCGGCCTCGTGTTCGCGGCGGTCGTCCTCATCGTGATGCTCGGCTCCCTCGTCGCCGCGGCCCTCCCGATCGTGACCGCGCTGGTCGGCGTCGGAGTGGGCGTCACCGCTTCGCTCGCCTTCTCCGGCGTCATCGACATGGCGTCGGTCACCCCCGTCCTCGGCGTGATGCTCGGCCTCGCGGTCGGCATCGACTACTCCCTCTTCATCGTGAACCGGCACCGGAGGCAGCTGCTCGCGGGAGTCGAGGTCCGCGAGTCGATCGGACTGGCCAACGGCACCTCCGGCACCGCGGTCGTCTTCGCCGGCTCGACCGTCGTCGTCGCACTGCTCGCCCTGAACATCACCGGCATCCCGTTCCTCGCGCTCATGGGCACCGTCGGCGCGATCTGCGTCGCGGTGGCCGTGCTCATCGCGATCACCCTCGCACCCGCGATCCTCGGCCTCCTCGGCACGCGACTCCTGCGCCGCAAGGCCCGCGCCGCCGTCGGCACGCAGAAGGTGCTCGCGCCCGCCCGGCCCATGTCGACCGTCCGCGCCGTCGTCACGGTCGTCGGCACGATCGTCGCCCTGCTGATCATCGCGATCCCGTCGCTCTCGATGCGCCTCGGCCTGCCCGACGGCTCCAGCGAGCCCGAGGGCTCGACCAGCGCCCGCGCCTTCGAGATCGTGGGCGACGAGTTCGGCGCCGGCGCGAACGGCCCGCTGCTCGTCAGCGCCTCCGTGCCGAGCGGAGTCGCCGACGACGACCTCCTGCGCACGCAGGTCGACATCGCCCGCACGATCTCGGAGCAGGACGACGTGGTCGCCGTCGCGCCCGTCGCCACGTCCGACGACGGCACGCTCCTGGCCTTCCAGGTGCTGCCCGCCGAGGGCCCCAACAGCGCCTCCACCGAGCAGCTCGTGCAGGACCTCCGCGACCTGCCTCCCGTGGGTGACGGCATCGTGCTCGGAGTGGCCGGCCAGGCCGCGACCAACATCGACATCTCGGAGGGGCTGAACGCGGTCCTGCCGACCTACCTGGCGGTCGTCGTCGGGCTCTCGCTGCTCATCATGATCATGGTGTTCCGCTCGCTGCTCGTCCCGGTCATCGCCACGGGAGGCTTCATCCTGTCGCTGTTCGCGACCTACGGCCTGATCACCGCGGTGTTCCAGTTCGGCTGGGGCGCAGACCTGATCGGCCTGCACGCCACCGGTCCGATCCTGAGCTTCCTGCCCGTGATCCTCGTCGGCATCCTCTTCGGGCTCGCGATGGACTACCAGCTCTTCCTCGCGTCGGGGATGCGGGAGGCGTACGTGCACGGCGCGAACGCCCGCCTCGCCGTGGCGCAGGGCTTCCAGGCCGGCAAGTCCGTCGTGATCGCCGCCGCGCTGATCATGGTGGCGGTGTTCGGCGGCTTCATCTTCTCGGAGTCGACCATCATCCGCTCGATGGGCTTCGGCCTCGCGTTCGGCGTGCTCCTCGACGCCTTCGTCGTCCGGATGCTGCTGATGCCCGCTCTGATGCACCTGCTCGGCCGCTCCGCCTGGTGGCTGCCCCGCTGGCTCGACCGGCTGCTGCCCGACGTCGACATCGAGGGCGCGTCGCTCGAGCGGACGCACCCGCACCCGCACGCCTGA
- the ykgO gene encoding type B 50S ribosomal protein L36 translates to MKVRNSLKNLKDQPGSQIVRRRGRVFVINKQNPRLKARQG, encoded by the coding sequence ATGAAGGTCCGCAATTCGCTCAAGAACCTCAAGGACCAGCCCGGCTCGCAGATCGTGCGGCGCCGCGGCCGGGTGTTCGTGATCAACAAGCAGAACCCGCGGCTGAAGGCGCGGCAGGGCTGA